In Coturnix japonica isolate 7356 chromosome 7, Coturnix japonica 2.1, whole genome shotgun sequence, one DNA window encodes the following:
- the S100B gene encoding protein S100-B, protein MSELEKAMIAIIDAFHQYSGKEGDKHKLKKSELKELINNELTHFLGEIKDQETVDKVMEALDSDGDAECDFQEFVAFIAMVTSACHEFFEHE, encoded by the exons ATGTCTGAGCTGGAGAAGGCCATGATTGCCATCATTGATGCTTTCCACCAGTACTCCGGGAAGGAAGGAGACAAGCATAAGCTGAAGAAATCGGAGCTGAAGGAGCTCATTAACAATGAATTAACTCATTTCCTTGGT GAGATCAAAGACCAGGAGACCGTGGACAAAGTCATGGAGGCACTGGACAGTGATGGGGATGCAGAGTGTGACTTCCAGGAGTTCGTGGCCTTCATTGCCATGGTTACCTCTGCTTGCCATGAGTTCTTTGAGCACGAGTGA
- the LSS gene encoding lanosterol synthase, whose protein sequence is MAANGVVRRRGGPWRTAAVTELPSWRLHCEGGRQRWSYLGDGGEDEDAAGGRRAQTALEAHSLGLDTDELLQALPVARTAREAARNGMRFYARLQAEDGHWAGDYGGPLFLLPGLLIVCHTARIPLPDGFRREMVRYLRSVQLPDGGWGLHVEDKSTVFGTALNYVALRILGVGPDDPDIVRARVNLHSKGGAVGIPSWGKFWLAVLNVYSWEGMNTLLPEMWLLPTWFPAHPSRLWCHCRQVYLPMSYCYAKRLSAEEDELIRSLQQELYVQDYTSIDWAAQRNNVAACDVYTPHSWLLGIAYAVMNMYEAHHSTYLRQRAITELYDHIKADDRFTKCISIGPISKTINMLVRWFVDGENSPAFQEHVSRISDYLWLGLDGMKMQGTNGSQLWDTAFAIQAFLEAEAQKIPEFTSCLQNAHEFLRFTQIPENPPDYQKYYRHMNKGGFPFSTRDCGWIVADCTAEGLKSIMLLQEKCPFIANPVPAERLFDAVNVLLSMRNSDGGFATYETKRGGHLLELLNPSEVFGDIMIDYTYVECTSAVIQALKHFQDVYPEHRAPEIRETLQKGLEFCRKMQRADGSWEGSWGVCFTYGTWFGLEAFASMKHVYRDGVACREVAQACQFLLSKQMTDGGWGEDFESCEQRTYVQSSTSQIHNTCWALLGLMAVRYPDTAVLERGIKLLIDKQLPNGDWPQENIAGVFNKSCAISYTAYRNVFPIWTLGRFSRLHPNSPLAEHLQSGPLAGVGKTPETALSD, encoded by the exons ATGGCGGCGAACGG GGTGGTGCGGCGACGCGGCGGTCCGTGGCGCACGGCAGCAGTTACGGAGCTGCCCTCCTGGCGGCTGCACTGCGAGGGCGGCCGGCAGCGCTGGAGCTACCTGGGTGACGGCGGCGAGGACGAGGATGCGGCCGGAGGGCGGCGGGCGCAGACGGCGCTGGAGGCGCACAGCCTCGGGCTGGACACG GACGAGCTGCTGCAGGCGCTGCCGGTCGCCCGAACGGCGCGGGAGGCCGCCCGCAACGGCATGCGTTTCTACGCCAGGCTGCAGGCCGAGGACGGTCACTGGGCCGGAGATTACGGCGGGCCGCTGTTCCTGCTGCCAG GGCTGCTCATCGTCTGTCACACCGCCCGCATCCCGCTGCCCGACGGCTTCCGCAGGGAGATGGTGCGCTACCTGCGCTCCGTGCAGCTCCCGGACGGCGGCTGGGGCCT GCACGTGGAAGACAAATCGACGGTGTTTGGCACGGCACTCAACTACGTAGCCCTGAGGATCCTGGGGGTTGGCCCAGATGACCCTGACATCGTGCGTGCCCGCGTCAACCTGCACAGCAAAG gaggtgctgtgggGATCCCCTCCTGGGGCAAGTTTTGGCTGGCCGTCCTCAACGTCTACAGCTGGGAGGGGATGAACACGCTGCTCCCAGAGATGTG GCTGCTCCCTACGTGGTTCCCAGCCCATCCGTCCAGGCTCTGGTGCCACTGCCGCCAGGTCTACCTCCCCATGAGCTACTGCTATGCCAAGCGTCTGTCAGCAGAAGAGGACGAACTCATCCGGAGCTTGCAGCAG GAGCTGTATGTGCAAGACTACACCAGCATTGACTGGGCAGCCCAGAGGAACAACGTGGCTGCCTGTGATGTCTACACCCCACATAGCTGGCTACTAGGGATCGCCTATG CTGTCATGAATATGTACGAAGCCCACCACAGCACCTACCTGCGGCAGCGAGCCATCACGGAGCTGTATGACCACATCAAGGCTGATGACAGATTCACCAAGTGTATCAGCATTGGTCCA ATTTCCAAGACCATCAACATGCTGGTTCGCTGGTTTGTGGATGGGGAGAACTCACCAGCTTTTCAGGAGCATGTTTCCAGGATCTCTGACTATCTCTG GCTGGGTCTTGATGGCATGAAGATGCAG ggTACAAATGGATCCCAGCTCTGGGACACTGCCTTTGCCATCCAGGCTTTCCTGGAG GCAGAAGCCCAAAAGATACCTGAGTTCACGTCCTGCCTTCAGAATGCTCATGAGTTTCTTAGGTTCACCCAG ATCCCAGAGAACCCACCTGACTACCAGAAATATTACCGCCATATGAACAAG GGTGGCTTTCCCTTCAGCACACGGGACTGTGGCTGGATTGTGGCAGACTGCACAGCAGAGGGACTGAAGTCCAttatgctgctgcaggagaagtGTCCCTTCATAGCCAACCCTGTCCCAGCTGAGCGCCTCTTTGATGCTGTGAATGTG TTACTGAGCATGAGGAACTCAGATGGAGGCTTTGCAACATATGAAACCAAGAGAGGAGGCCActtgctggagctgctgaacCCCTCAGAAGTGTTTG GTGACATCATGATTGATTACACTTACGTGGAATGCACGTCAGCTGTCATACAAGCACTGAAACACTTCCAAGATGTGTATCCTGAGCACAGAGCCCCAGAGATCAG AGAGACCCTGCAGAAAGGCCTGGAGTTCTGTCGCAAGATGCAGCGAGCTGATGGGTCATGGGAAGG GAGCTGGGGAGTTTGCTTCACATATGGAACCTGGTTTGGTCTGGAGGCATTTGCCAGCATGAAGCATGTGTACCGTGATGG GGTGGCATGCAGAGAAGTGGCCCAAGCCTGCCAGTTCCTGCTCTCCAAGCAGATGACAGATGGCGGATGGGGAGAGGACTTTGAGTCATGTGAACAGCGCACATACGTGCAGAGTTCCACATCGCAGATCCACAACACATGTTGGGCCCTGCTGGGGCTCATGGCTGTCAG GTACCcagacactgctgtgctggaaagGGGCATCAAACTTTTGATTGACAAGCAGCTGCCCAATGGTGACTGGCCTCAG gaGAACATTGCTGGGGTGTTCAACAAGTCATGTGCCATCAGTTACACTGCCTACCGCAATGTCTTCCCCATCTGGACACTTGGACGTTTCTCTCGGCTGCATCCCAACAGCCCCCTTGCTGAGCACCTGCAATCCGGACCCTTGGCTGGGGTGGGGAAGACCCCAGAGACGGCGCTGTCTGATTGA